In one Chiloscyllium punctatum isolate Juve2018m chromosome 17, sChiPun1.3, whole genome shotgun sequence genomic region, the following are encoded:
- the cldn5a gene encoding claudin 5a, whose amino-acid sequence MPSAGLEIVGLGLCVLGWLGVMLACGLPMWKVTAFIESNIVVAQTVWEGLWMNCVVQSTGQMQCKVYNSLLALGRDQQAARALTVIASILGLIGLLVTILGAQCTNCTEGVTTKARIVISGGAIFIVAGLLALIPVCWMANTIVRDFYDPVVPVSKKREMGAALYVGWTASALLFIGGSLLCCSCPPKQDQSSFAVKYTAPRRASANGDYDKRNYV is encoded by the coding sequence ATGCCATCGGCCGGATTGGAGATTGTGGGCCTGGGACTGTGCGTCCTGGGCTGGCTCGGGGTGATGCTGGCGTGCGGGCTGCCCATGTGGAAAGTCACAGCGTTCATCGAGAGCAACATCGTCGTCGCTCAGACCGTCTGGGAAGGACTGTGGATGAACTGCGTGGTGCAGAGCACCGGCCAGATGCAGTGCAAAGTCTACAACTCGCTGCTCGCTCTGGGGCGGGACCAACAGGCCGCCCGGGCGCTGACCGTCATCGCCTCCATCCTGGGGCTCATTGGCTTACTGGTCACCATCCTGGGCGCCCAGTGCACCAACTGCACCGAGGGGGTCACCACCAAGGCTCGGATTGTCATCAGTGGCGGGGCTATCTTCATCGTGGCCGGCTTGCTCGCTCTCATCCCGGTCTGCTGGATGGCCAACACTATCGTCCGAGATTTCTACGATCCGGTGGTGCCGGTCTCCAAGAAGCGGGAGATGGGGGCCGCCCTGTATGTCGGCTGGACGGCCAGCGCTCTCCTCTTCATCGGGGGCTCGCTGCTCTGTTGCTCCTGTCCCCCCAAGCAAGACCAGTCATCGTTCGCCGTCAAGTACACGGCCCCGAGGAGAGCATCGGCGAACGGGGACTATGACAAGAGGAATTATGTGTGA